One genomic window of bacterium includes the following:
- a CDS encoding Xaa-Pro peptidase family protein — translation MNILETEPLFYCGDDVHAAKMDKVHRTIRRRGLDALLLIKHDAVRYVTEFYAKGYRPFLDIDYAAVVPAGKDPVLGFTLSGEDRRVAVRSRVHDARRLPRLADWPAALAAILGDYGLSAGRIGFDLMPQFIYQGLRERLPRLELVDANDVWLDLTAIKHPLEVALIEDALKISQRGVSAAIEAAAPGKSEIEVSAAAEYAMRCLGSEMNPFIPVVASGPNAAIWERVATTRRIESGDMIILDFGCVHRGYTGDFARTIVVGEPTQQQRRLYRAAHDALAEGIAAAKPGSLCSAVDAVVRKVIQDAGLAKYEQGWATGHQLGFGLHGEPLLAPGVDVPLQSGMVINLEPSLYTFDDPTIGGVEIEDTLLITDTGSRLLTDFRYDEHLLA, via the coding sequence GTGAACATTTTAGAGACTGAACCATTGTTCTACTGCGGCGACGATGTGCATGCGGCGAAGATGGACAAAGTGCACCGAACGATTCGCCGTCGCGGGTTGGACGCACTGCTGTTGATCAAACATGACGCGGTCCGCTACGTGACTGAGTTTTACGCGAAAGGCTATCGCCCGTTTCTCGATATCGACTACGCCGCAGTCGTCCCAGCCGGGAAAGATCCGGTGCTTGGGTTTACCCTTTCGGGCGAGGATCGCCGCGTAGCGGTTCGAAGCCGCGTGCATGACGCGCGGCGTTTGCCGAGGCTGGCGGACTGGCCGGCGGCATTGGCGGCGATTCTTGGCGACTACGGGCTCTCGGCCGGGCGCATCGGGTTTGACTTGATGCCACAGTTCATCTATCAGGGCCTGCGCGAACGGCTGCCACGGTTGGAGCTCGTCGACGCCAACGATGTGTGGCTCGATTTGACGGCGATTAAGCATCCACTCGAGGTTGCGCTGATCGAAGACGCGCTGAAGATCAGCCAACGTGGGGTCTCTGCCGCGATCGAGGCGGCCGCGCCGGGCAAGAGCGAGATCGAGGTGTCGGCGGCCGCCGAATATGCTATGCGATGCCTGGGTTCAGAAATGAATCCGTTCATCCCGGTCGTCGCCTCTGGGCCAAATGCGGCGATCTGGGAACGGGTGGCGACAACTCGGCGGATCGAGTCAGGAGACATGATCATTCTCGACTTCGGCTGTGTGCATCGAGGCTACACTGGTGATTTCGCCCGAACCATCGTCGTTGGCGAGCCGACTCAGCAGCAGCGGCGACTCTACCGCGCAGCCCACGACGCTCTAGCCGAGGGGATCGCGGCGGCTAAGCCCGGTTCGCTCTGCTCAGCAGTGGACGCCGTGGTACGCAAGGTGATCCAAGATGCCGGTCTTGCAAAGTACGAGCAGGGATGGGCGACCGGCCACCAATTGGGATTCGGGTTGCACGGCGAGCCTCTACTGGCCCCGGGCGTCGATGTTCCGCTGCAGTCGGGCATGGTCATCAATCTCGAGCCATCACTGTACACGTTCGACGACCCGACCATCGGTGGTGTGGAGATCGAAGATACGTTGCTCATTACCGACACAGGGTCGCGCCTGCTCACCGATTTCCGATATGACGAACACTTGCTTGCTTAG